The nucleotide sequence GGGTGGCGCTCTGCCACCGCTCCTGGTGCGCCGAGAACCCCGGGGAGACGTCCAACGAGCGCCTCGAGTTCCTGGGCGACGCCGTCCTCGGGCTGGTGGTGACCGACCACATCTACGGCACCTACGACGACCAGCCCGAAGGGGAGATGGCCAAGGTACGGGCCGCGGTCGTGAACTCCGAGGTGCTGGCCGAGCTGGCGGGCGGCTGCGACCTCGGCGCGGCCGTCCT is from Acidimicrobiales bacterium and encodes:
- a CDS encoding ribonuclease III domain-containing protein codes for the protein MALCHRSWCAENPGETSNERLEFLGDAVLGLVVTDHIYGTYDDQPEGEMAKVRAAVVNSEVLAELAGGCDLGAAVL